In Candidatus Methanomethylophilus alvi Mx1201, a genomic segment contains:
- the thiD gene encoding bifunctional hydroxymethylpyrimidine kinase/phosphomethylpyrimidine kinase has translation MRTALTVAGSDSVGGAGIQADIKAMSSVGVHAASVITAVTAQNTCKVSDIFPMPADIVQAQLDAVLSDCDIKAVKTGMLYNAEIVGVVADTFEDHDIPLIVDPVMVATVGDDLYDKTYVRALKEKLLPICELVTPNRHEAEVLANMRIQNEDDVTFACEIIGKEGTSVLLKGGHMSSVNVVDYLYLSSEITRIRNPRFPYKAGHGSGCTFSAFITANMANGLDLVTSVLESRKMIQKSIETQYAVGKGVPVVNTDVTLTKKEDSDKVAVLRELDAAVGKVCEIMPTELIPKTGMNFAYAKKGAKGPEEIAAVDKRIVVHNGLVKKNGQIRFGAAEHISFVLLEAMKADPDIRCLIEFSAPEEFVENMEDAGLEVTLIRKREGSIAETVRTAIASSRKFPDVLADLSNKKNVTIEVLGKTPADVLSKMDMVL, from the coding sequence ATGAGAACCGCTCTTACGGTGGCGGGTTCGGATTCGGTCGGAGGAGCAGGCATCCAAGCGGATATCAAGGCCATGTCCTCCGTCGGCGTCCACGCCGCCTCCGTCATCACCGCTGTAACCGCACAGAACACCTGTAAGGTCAGCGACATATTCCCCATGCCGGCAGACATCGTGCAGGCACAGCTCGACGCCGTGCTGTCCGACTGCGACATAAAGGCAGTAAAGACCGGCATGCTTTACAACGCCGAGATAGTAGGTGTCGTCGCGGATACCTTCGAGGACCACGACATCCCTCTGATCGTAGACCCCGTCATGGTCGCCACCGTAGGCGACGACCTGTACGACAAGACCTATGTCCGTGCGCTCAAGGAGAAACTTCTTCCGATATGCGAGCTCGTCACGCCCAACAGGCACGAGGCCGAGGTACTCGCCAATATGAGGATACAGAACGAGGACGACGTCACCTTCGCCTGCGAGATCATCGGGAAGGAGGGTACGTCCGTCCTTCTCAAGGGAGGGCACATGAGTTCCGTCAACGTGGTGGACTACCTCTACCTGTCATCGGAGATCACGAGGATAAGGAACCCTCGGTTCCCGTACAAGGCAGGACACGGGTCCGGATGCACGTTCTCCGCATTCATAACCGCCAACATGGCCAACGGATTGGACCTGGTGACCTCCGTGCTGGAATCCAGGAAGATGATCCAGAAATCCATCGAGACGCAGTATGCCGTCGGAAAAGGAGTCCCCGTGGTCAACACGGATGTGACCCTCACGAAGAAGGAAGACTCGGACAAGGTCGCCGTACTGAGGGAGTTGGACGCGGCCGTCGGGAAGGTCTGCGAGATCATGCCGACGGAACTCATACCCAAGACCGGGATGAACTTCGCCTACGCCAAGAAAGGGGCCAAAGGACCGGAGGAGATCGCAGCCGTCGACAAGAGGATAGTGGTCCACAACGGTCTCGTGAAAAAGAACGGACAGATACGGTTCGGCGCCGCCGAGCATATATCCTTCGTCCTCCTGGAGGCCATGAAGGCGGATCCCGACATCCGGTGCCTGATCGAGTTCTCCGCACCCGAGGAGTTCGTGGAGAACATGGAGGATGCGGGACTCGAGGTGACCCTCATCAGAAAGAGGGAGGGAAGCATCGCGGAGACCGTCCGTACGGCCATCGCATCGTCCAGGAAGTTCCCGGACGTCCTTGCGGACCTGTCCAACAAGAAGAACGTGACCATCGAAGTACTGGGGAAGACGCCTGCGGACGTCCTTTCCAAGATGGACATGGTCCTCTGA
- a CDS encoding O-acetylhomoserine aminocarboxypropyltransferase/cysteine synthase family protein, whose translation MVFGNKTEKSKEEKQFRVEDKYNIPAGPLNPSKYRFDTLQIHKGQEQPDPATDSRAVPIYLTSSYVFKDSKQAADRFALKEGGNIYGRLTNTTQSIFEDRIAALEGGAAALAVSSGAAAVTYAVTALALSGDNIVAANNLYGGTVNLFEHTLLKNYGITTTWVDPKDPANFEKAITDKTKVIYAETFGNPNSEVVDIEAIAEIAHKHKIAFVVDNTFATPYLFRPLEHGADIVVESATKFISGHGTVIAGVIIESGKTDWKAYGKYSNLTEPDPSYHGVVFASLGPGAFVTWIRAILLRDTGATISPVTAFALLVSLESLSLRVDRQVENSLRIVEYLSKNPHVSYVSHPALEDNPTHGLYNKYFPDGAGSIFTFDVKGTKEQAQKLTESLTLFSLLANVADEKSLIIHPASTTHSQLTEEELEKVNIHPTTIRISIGAENINDLIADFEQAFAKVFGKN comes from the coding sequence ATGGTATTCGGAAACAAGACCGAGAAATCGAAAGAAGAGAAACAGTTCCGCGTAGAGGACAAATACAACATCCCCGCAGGACCCCTTAACCCCAGCAAATACAGGTTCGACACCCTCCAGATCCACAAGGGACAGGAGCAGCCCGATCCCGCCACCGACTCCAGGGCCGTCCCCATCTACCTGACCTCGTCCTATGTCTTCAAGGACTCCAAGCAGGCCGCCGACAGGTTCGCCCTCAAAGAGGGAGGAAACATCTACGGCAGGCTCACCAACACCACCCAGAGCATCTTCGAGGACAGGATCGCCGCCCTCGAGGGAGGAGCCGCCGCCCTCGCCGTTTCCTCCGGAGCCGCCGCAGTCACCTATGCCGTGACCGCCCTCGCACTCTCCGGCGACAACATCGTCGCGGCCAACAACCTCTACGGAGGAACCGTCAACCTCTTCGAGCACACCCTGCTGAAGAACTACGGCATCACCACCACCTGGGTGGACCCCAAGGATCCTGCCAACTTCGAGAAGGCCATCACCGACAAGACCAAGGTCATCTACGCCGAGACCTTCGGCAACCCCAACTCCGAGGTCGTCGACATCGAGGCCATCGCCGAGATCGCACACAAGCACAAGATCGCGTTCGTGGTCGACAACACCTTCGCGACCCCCTACCTCTTCAGGCCTCTCGAGCACGGTGCGGACATAGTCGTAGAGTCCGCCACCAAGTTCATCAGCGGTCACGGTACCGTCATCGCCGGTGTCATCATCGAGTCCGGCAAGACCGATTGGAAGGCATACGGCAAATACTCTAACCTGACCGAGCCCGACCCCTCCTACCACGGCGTCGTGTTCGCCAGCCTCGGTCCCGGGGCGTTCGTTACCTGGATAAGGGCAATCCTGCTCCGCGACACCGGTGCGACCATCTCGCCTGTCACCGCCTTCGCCCTGCTGGTGTCCCTCGAGTCCCTGTCCCTCCGTGTCGACAGGCAGGTGGAGAACTCCCTCAGGATCGTGGAATACCTCAGCAAGAACCCCCACGTCTCCTATGTGAGCCATCCTGCCCTCGAGGACAACCCCACCCACGGTCTGTACAACAAGTACTTCCCCGACGGTGCCGGATCCATCTTCACCTTCGACGTCAAAGGGACCAAGGAGCAGGCCCAGAAGCTCACCGAGAGCCTGACCCTGTTCAGCCTCCTGGCCAACGTCGCCGACGAGAAGTCCCTGATCATCCACCCCGCGTCCACCACCCACTCCCAGCTGACCGAGGAGGAGCTCGAGAAGGTCAACATCCACCCGACCACCATCAGGATCTCCATCGGGGCCGAGAACATCAACGACCTGATCGCCGACTTCGAGCAGGCCTTCGCCAAGGTGTTCGGTAAGAACTGA
- the argH gene encoding argininosuccinate lyase, which produces MAGKALWSGRFKDGMDDSTLEFTSSLDVDSKMAFYDIMGSLAHVRMLKACKIIPAEDADSIVGGLKKLAHQLEEGGLDMDYSLEDVHTNMEVKLTEMIGPAGGKLHTGRSRNDQVATDFKMYLRDAVLNAVEAVNGLIRSLQDVANGNRDVILPGYTHMQHAQPVTLAHHMMAHAFRFGRDADRFLDAFERMNKCPLGSAALAGTTYPIDRKMTSDLLGFRDPTENSMDSVGSRDFVTEIAFDASMVAISLSSLCEELILWNSQEFKYIEMDDRYSTGSSIMPQKKNPDIAELTRGKTGGVIGSLVAMLMTTKGLPLSYNRDLQEDKKPVMDSLKTVTDCARMMAKVVSTIKINESRMLEATNSGFINATDLADYLVTKGVPFREAHGIVGETVRYCIENKISLDNLTLDQFRKFSPLVDSDVFSAIAVKNCVERRDSYGGTSPASTDVEITLSMQDSMRREEDVRMKDQLIQSCWDKLLNE; this is translated from the coding sequence ATGGCAGGAAAAGCCCTCTGGTCCGGAAGGTTCAAGGACGGTATGGACGACAGCACCCTGGAGTTCACCTCCTCCCTGGACGTGGACTCCAAAATGGCGTTCTACGACATCATGGGTTCCCTCGCCCACGTCCGTATGCTGAAGGCATGCAAGATCATCCCCGCGGAGGACGCCGACAGCATAGTCGGCGGACTCAAGAAGCTGGCACATCAGCTGGAGGAAGGCGGGCTCGACATGGACTACTCCCTGGAGGACGTCCACACCAACATGGAGGTCAAGCTGACCGAGATGATAGGTCCGGCCGGAGGGAAACTGCACACCGGGAGGAGCAGGAACGACCAGGTGGCCACCGACTTCAAGATGTACCTGAGGGATGCCGTCCTCAACGCCGTCGAGGCGGTCAACGGACTCATACGTTCCCTGCAGGACGTGGCCAACGGCAACAGGGACGTCATCCTGCCCGGATACACCCACATGCAGCATGCCCAACCGGTGACTCTGGCACATCACATGATGGCCCACGCGTTCCGCTTCGGCAGGGATGCGGACAGGTTCCTGGACGCCTTCGAGAGGATGAACAAGTGCCCCCTGGGATCCGCCGCCCTGGCAGGGACGACGTACCCCATAGACAGGAAGATGACGTCCGACCTCCTGGGATTCCGCGACCCCACCGAGAACTCGATGGACTCCGTCGGTTCCAGGGACTTCGTGACGGAGATCGCCTTCGACGCATCGATGGTCGCCATATCCCTGTCCTCCCTGTGCGAGGAACTGATCCTCTGGAACTCCCAGGAGTTCAAGTACATCGAGATGGACGACCGCTACTCCACCGGATCCAGCATAATGCCCCAGAAGAAGAACCCCGACATAGCGGAGCTCACCAGAGGTAAGACCGGCGGCGTCATCGGAAGCCTCGTGGCCATGCTCATGACCACCAAGGGCCTGCCCCTCTCCTATAACAGGGACCTCCAGGAGGACAAGAAACCCGTCATGGACTCCCTGAAGACCGTCACCGACTGTGCCAGGATGATGGCCAAGGTCGTATCCACGATAAAGATCAACGAGAGCAGGATGCTGGAGGCCACCAACAGCGGGTTCATCAACGCCACCGACCTGGCGGACTACCTGGTGACCAAAGGCGTCCCGTTCAGGGAGGCCCACGGGATCGTCGGGGAGACCGTGAGGTACTGCATCGAGAACAAGATCTCGCTGGACAACCTCACCCTCGACCAGTTCAGGAAGTTCTCCCCGCTGGTGGACAGCGACGTGTTCTCCGCCATAGCCGTCAAGAACTGCGTGGAGAGAAGGGACTCCTACGGAGGCACATCCCCTGCATCCACCGATGTCGAGATCACCCTCTCCATGCAGGACAGCATGAGAAGGGAAGAGGACGTCAGGATGAAGGACCAGCTCATCCAGAGCTGCTGGGACAAATTACTTAACGAGTAA
- a CDS encoding argininosuccinate synthase has protein sequence MAANKAANEKGKRDKVVLAYSGGLDTSVDIHWLQENYDVDVVAISVDVGQPETDGEEIVARAYRNGAIRADFFDVRKEFVEEYVWPLVKANGMYQDVYPLSTAIARPLMAKTLVKIAHEEGAKYIAHGCTGKGNDQVRFDAGIKAQDPNLEIIAPQREWIASRDDEIDYAAEHGIEIKAKKNSPYSRDENLWGASCECGALENAWDEPPEGVWIHTVAPEKAPNTPTYVEIGFEKGIPVSLDGKEMDGVELIDRLNKIAGENGVGRIDHVEDRLVGIKSRETYECPAAVVIIAAHKAIESMTLQREVLDFKKTLEQKFTRMVYDGQWFGGLREPINAFIDKTQEFVTGTVRVKLFKGSVTIVGRKSPVSLYDTGLATYSKDTVDTFDHKAAMGFIYVWGLPDQTAARAHTPEKKQ, from the coding sequence ATGGCAGCTAACAAGGCAGCAAACGAAAAAGGCAAGAGGGACAAGGTCGTCCTCGCCTACTCCGGAGGTCTCGACACCTCCGTCGACATACACTGGCTTCAGGAGAACTACGACGTCGACGTCGTGGCCATCTCCGTGGACGTCGGACAGCCCGAGACCGACGGCGAGGAGATCGTCGCCCGCGCCTACAGGAACGGTGCGATCCGCGCCGACTTCTTCGACGTCCGCAAGGAATTCGTCGAGGAGTACGTGTGGCCCCTGGTCAAGGCCAACGGGATGTATCAGGACGTGTACCCCCTGAGCACCGCCATCGCCCGCCCGCTCATGGCCAAGACCCTCGTCAAGATCGCCCACGAGGAGGGGGCGAAGTACATCGCCCACGGATGCACCGGCAAAGGGAACGACCAGGTACGTTTCGACGCCGGCATAAAGGCGCAGGACCCCAACCTCGAGATCATCGCCCCCCAGCGCGAGTGGATCGCCAGCAGGGACGACGAGATCGACTACGCCGCCGAGCACGGTATCGAGATCAAGGCCAAGAAGAACAGTCCCTACTCCAGGGACGAGAACCTCTGGGGAGCGTCCTGCGAGTGCGGCGCCCTCGAGAACGCCTGGGACGAGCCTCCGGAGGGGGTATGGATCCACACCGTCGCCCCCGAGAAGGCACCCAACACGCCCACCTATGTCGAGATCGGCTTCGAGAAGGGTATCCCCGTATCCCTGGACGGGAAGGAGATGGACGGCGTCGAGCTCATCGACAGACTCAACAAGATCGCCGGGGAGAACGGCGTCGGAAGGATCGACCACGTGGAGGACAGGCTCGTCGGCATAAAGAGCCGCGAGACCTACGAGTGCCCCGCCGCCGTGGTCATCATCGCCGCCCACAAGGCGATCGAGAGCATGACCCTGCAGAGGGAGGTCCTCGACTTCAAGAAGACCCTCGAGCAGAAATTCACCCGCATGGTGTACGACGGGCAGTGGTTCGGCGGACTCAGGGAACCCATCAACGCCTTCATCGACAAGACCCAGGAGTTCGTCACCGGTACCGTCCGCGTGAAGCTCTTCAAGGGAAGCGTCACCATCGTCGGAAGGAAGAGCCCCGTGTCCCTCTACGACACCGGCCTCGCCACCTACTCCAAGGACACCGTCGACACCTTCGACCACAAGGCCGCCATGGGATTCATCTACGTGTGGGGTCTGCCCGACCAGACCGCCGCCAGGGCCCACACGCCCGAAAAGAAGCAGTGA